One part of the Salvelinus sp. IW2-2015 linkage group LG28, ASM291031v2, whole genome shotgun sequence genome encodes these proteins:
- the LOC111954573 gene encoding LOW QUALITY PROTEIN: cytochrome c oxidase subunit 7A2, mitochondrial-like (The sequence of the model RefSeq protein was modified relative to this genomic sequence to represent the inferred CDS: inserted 2 bases in 1 codon), which produces MYRHIQALQHVSRRTLSSSSRRQLENKVXQKQKHFQEDNEIPIHLKGGVSDAILYRTTTALTILGSAYVIYELVCASFPKKKE; this is translated from the exons ATGTACCGACACATTCAA GCGCTCCAGCATGTGTCGCGGCGGACGCTGAGCAGCAGCTCCCGCAGGCAGTTGGAGAACAAGGT ACAGAAGCAGAAGCATTTCCAG GAGGACAATGAGATTCCAATTCATTTGAAAGGGGGTGTCAGCGATGCTATCCTATACAGAACAACAACGGCACTCACTATTCTGG GATCTGCATATGTCATATATGAGCTGGTTTGTGCATCTTTCCCCAAGAAGAAGGAGTGA
- the LOC111954572 gene encoding cell cycle control protein 50A — protein sequence MMASSYNAKEDGHVAAPGGGTIQNKKPDNTAFKQQRLPAWQPILTAGTVLPAFFVIGLIFIPIGIGLYVTSNNIKEFEIDYTGTDMSSPCFNCSQSFSWNSTRPCTCALPFSLEQPFESNVFMYYGLSNFYQNHRRYVKSRDDSQLNGDTTSLMNPSKECEPYARNEKMPIAPCGAIANSMFNDTLDLYYIDPNGTRIQIPLMKKGIAWWTDKHVKFRNPGGNPNLTSAFQGTTKPINWRKPVYELDTDAENNGFINEDFIVWMRTAALPTFRKLYRIIQKKNNMTPTLPRGNYTLEVTYNYPVRSFEGRKRVILSTISWMGGKNPFLGIAYITVGSVCFFLGVVLLIIHHKYGSRNNTADIPN from the exons ATGATGGCGTCGAGCTACAACGCGAAGGAAGACGGTCACGTCGCCGCACCTGGTGGTGGGACCATCCAGAATAAAAAGCCCGATAACACAGCGTTTAAACAACAACGATTACCTGCTTGGCAACCCATCCTGACAGCGGGCACAGTTCTTCCAGCTTTCTTCGTTATCGGGCTTATCTTCATCCCCATTGGTATCGGCCTCTACGTCACGTCCAACAACATCAAGGAGTTCGAG ATTGATTATACTGGGACTGACATGTCCAGCCCATGCTTCAACTGCTCCCAGAGCTTTAGTTGGAACAGCACAAGACCATGCACCTGTGCACTGCCCTTCTCTCTGGAACAGCCCTTTGAA AGCAACGTATTCATGTATTATGGCCTGTCCAACTTCTACCAAAATCACCGGCGCTATGTCAAGTCCAGGGATGACAGTCAACTGAATGGTGACACCACCTCTCTAATG AACCCCAGTAAAGAGTGTGAGCCCTATGCTCGCAATGAAAAAATGCCAATTGCTCCCTGTGGTGCAATCGCCAACAGCATGTTTAATG aCACTTTGGATCTGTATTACATTGACCCTAATGGCACAAGAATCCAAATTCCTCTGATGAAGAAGGGGATCGCTTGGTGGACAGATAAGCATGTGAAGTTCAGGAATCCAGGAGGCAACCCCAACCTCACAAGTGCTTTTCAAG GTACAACGAAGCCGATCAACTGGCGCAAGCCTGTCTATGAACTAGACACAGACGCTGAGAATAACGGCTTCATCAATGAGGACTTCATTGTGTGGATGCGTACAGCTGCCCTCCCCACTTTCCGTAAGCTGTACCGTATTATCCAAAAGAAGAACAACATGACTCCGACACTTCCCCGTGGCAACTACACCCTGGAAGTCACCTACA ACTATCCTGTTCGTAGCTTTGAGGGCCGGAAGCGTGTGATCCTGAGCACCATCTCCTGGATGGGGGGCAAGAACCCTTTCCTGGGCATCGCTTACATCACTGTGGGCTCCGTCTGCTTCTTCCTGGGAGTGGTCCTCCTCATCATCCACCACAAATATGGCAGTCGCAACAACACCGCTGACATCCCTAACTAA